The genomic segment GCGACGCGTTCGCGAGCCGTTCCGCAATGCGGCGGCCATGCGCGCCGCGGAGGGCATGGATGCGTTCGCCGAAGGAGAGCTGGAGCGGCTGTTCACGTTCTCGAGCAGCTACTTCCGTGTGCGCTCGACGGCCGAGGTCGACGGCGTTTTCCAGTCGGTCGAGGCCCTGCTGTACCGCGAAAACGGCGAGGTCTTCGTGCTCCACCTGCTGCCGCGACGCGGCCCCAACATCGTCGGGGTCGATCTTGCAGCCACTGCTCGTATCGACGATACGAGCTTGATCGGAGCTTATTGAAGTGGGCAGCAAGACCCTGATCATCCAGATCGGCGCGCGGCGCGCTTGCGGAGCCGTCATCGAGTCGAGCATCGGCTCGCTGCACGTGACGCAGATCGTGGACCGGCCGTCGGTCGAGGAAGGACTGGGCGCGCTTGCCGCATTTGGTCCCTTCGATCGGGTGGTGGCCTCGCTGCCCGCCGAAGACGCTGCGTTCCGCATCCTGACCCTGCCCTTCCACGACCGGCGCCGCATCGCGCAGGCGGTGGGCCCTGCTCTCGAAGAGCACGTTCCGCTCTCGCTCGATGAAGCCGCGGTCGCCTGGGACTACAGCGGCCCCCAACGAAGCGGCGACGTCATCGCCGCCATGGCGCCGATCGCCCGGATCGAAGAGGTTCGCGCGCGAATCGAAGCGGCCGTCGGACAGCCGCGCCGTCTGCTGTGGACGCCGTCGGTGGTGCTCGCCGCCTACCGTCAGGCCATGGGCGAGAACGCCAGCTTCGTCGCCCTCGACGTGGGTCCCGACGGCGCCATCGTCGCATCGGTGCAGGAGGGCGCGTTGCGTGCCCTTCGCATGGTCGCGCCGTGCGAGCTGGATCTGATGAAGCGCAACGTCGTGTGGTCGGTGCGGACCATCGCCGCGCCCGGCGATCGCATCGTCATCGGCGGCCCGTGGGCTTCGCGGCTTGGCACGATGCTCGAGAAGGAGTTGACGGACCTTCGTCTGGAGCCGCTTCCGGCCGCCTCGCCCGTCGCAGGCTTCGGCGACCGCGACTGGCGCGAGCTGACCGCCGTCGCCGGCCTGGTGCTCGCGGCAGCCGGCGAGCACGCGCCGCCGTCGATCGATTTCACGCCGGCCGGCGGCGGCCTGCTCGGCATCCGCTCCCTTTCGGAGCTTCCTGACGAAGCGCGACCGGTGCTGCGATGGGGCGCGGCAGCTCTGGCACTGCTGGCCCTGTCGATAGGCCTGGACTACTTCGAGCTGATTTCGCAGCGCAACGCTGTCGCCGACCGCGCCGAAGAGATCTATGTCACGGCAATGCCGTCGGGCAGCGGCGGCACCGGCCGCAAGCTCAAGATGGAGATGCGGCTGAACGAGCTCACGACGCGCGCGGGCAGCATCGGCACGGGCGCCTCCGCCTCGCCGCTGCAGGTGATGGCGGTGCTCTCGCAGTCGGTTCCGAAGAGCCTGGCCGTGGAGCTCTCGCAGCTCGAGCTGCTGCCGCCCAACGTCAAGATCAGCGGCAACGCCGAATCCTTCGAGGCGGTGACCAAGCTGCAGGAAGCGTTGCGCAAGAGCGGCAGCTTCAACCGCGTCGATGTCCGTGAGGTGCACGCGGCCGTCAGCGGCGGCGGCGTCGATTTCCTGCTCGACCTGGGCATCGGCGAGGGCGAGCCGCGTGCGACCGCGACGGAGGCGCGCACAACAGCGCCCGCGCCTGCCGCGCGTGAAACGGCCCCGCCGCCATCACCGCCGCCGAGCCCCGATGCAGCAGCGGCCGGCGACGATGCGGGCGGCGAAGAAGCGGCCGACGCTGCGCCCAAGGACGCAGCGAAGGTCGATGACAATCCGCGGCGGGATGGCGGCGAACGCAGCGCCAAGGCGGCCGCCAAGGCCGCAGCCAAAAAGGAAGCCAAGCTGGCGGCCAAGACCGCGCTCAAGGCGGAGCGGCAGGCTCAGCGCGAAGCCGAGAAGAAGGTCCGCGCCGAGGCGAAGGCGCGCAAGAAGGCCGAGCGGGCCGCCGTCGGAAAGAAGCCGCGCCAGGGCAAGACCGGCGGCGCCAAGGATGCGCGCTCCGACAAGCCGCGCCCGGCCAGGCCGCGCGCGGACAAGGCGACGGACGGACGAGATGGCGGCTCGATCCGCGACGCGGGAGGCGATGCGTGAAGCAGTTCCTGCATCAGATCGAGCTGGCGCTTTCGCGGCTGAGCCCGCGCGAGCAGCGGCTGGTCGCCATCTTCGGCGGCCTGCTCGCCGTCGTGGTGGTCTGGTCGTTCCTGCTCGCACCGGTGCTGGCGGGACGCCAGCAGCTTGCCGAAGAGATCGTCACGCTCAGCGAGGACCTCGCCGACCTCGAGAAGCTCAGCCGGCAGATACGCGCGGCGCAGGCCGGCGGCGCCGCCAAGGCGCGGCCGACCGAAAGTGACGCAGGCTTCTCTCTGCTGGCGTTCGTCGACAAGGCAGCGCGCGCATCGCTTCGAGCCGAGTCGATCGCCGCGATGAGCCCCGGACAGCGTGCGCTCGATCAGGGCCGGCAGGAAAGCATGGTGGAGCTTCGGCTGTCGGCCGTCACGCTGCCGGAGATCGTCGAGCTGCTGCGCAGCATCGAGGACGACGACAGCGCCGTCTACGTCAAGCAGTTCCACATGAAGAAGCGCTACGAGGATCCTTCGCAGTTCGACGTCACGCTGGTAACGGCCACCGTCACGCGCATCTGATCCGTCCGGCCGATGCGCATTCTGGCCTTCCTGATCCTGTTCCTGATCTTCGTCGCCGTGACCGCGCCGCTCGAAAAGCTCATCACGCCCTACCTCAGCTCGCTGGCCGCAGCCGGCGTCGACGTGCGCATCGGGAGCGCACGGCTGGCGCTTCCCGCCGGCCTGCGCGTGAGCGACGTGCGGGCCAGCAGCGAGGACTTCGACTTCGATGTCGGGCTGGACTCTGTCTATGTCGGCATCAACCGCAGTTTCGACATCGACGCCTGCGGCGGCACCGTTCGCGGCCGCCTTCAGGGTGACCGCCTGGAGATGTCGATGCGCGGCTTCGACCCGTCACGGTGCCTGCGCATCGGACAGGTGACGCTGGAAAGCCCCATCGACGGCACCGTCGAGCTCCAGGGCCTGTCCGTCTTCGACCTGCGGCTGCGGCCCGACAGCCGCGCCAGCATCGACCTGCGCTCGGCCGGCGGGATCTTCGGCGGGCATCTGCCGTTCATCGGACCGCAGGGACCGACGCTGGTGCCCGTCGGCGACTGGGAGTTCGGCGACGTCGTCATGCGCGGACGGTTCGAGGGCGGCAGATTGCTGGTCGAGGAAGGCCATGCGCTGACGAGCGGCGTGCAGTGGGAGCTGACGGGCGCCACGCTCAAGCCGGCCGATGGCGATACGGAGGAGCTGCGCATCGATTTTCGCGCACGCATGGTCGAGGAGTCGCCGCGTGCGAACATGCTGATGGGCCTGTTGCCCAAGGCCACGGCGGACGCCGACGGATGGCGTCGCTACCGGCTGGTCACGACGGCAGGCGGACCCAAGCTCATCGGTCTGCAGTAGCGCGCACGTCCGTCGACCGTCGCCATCGGCCGCGCGCCTCCCTGTTGTCCCCCGGATACACACACGCGCAGTCATGACACGCCGTATGCAACTTTGCGGCTAAAGAAAGCCGTTGCCATCCCGGCAACCTCGCCCCCACTCAAGACGAGCGTGCTCGCGATGTGGCCGCTGCACTACGACCGGCCGCGCACAGCCGCTGAGCGTCTCTGACTGCCCAACAACTTTCGCCTGTCGAGTTGCGACCGCAGCAGTACGTGGCGGCGGTCGTTGCCCACATCGCGGATCGTACCCGTTGACGGTGACACCACGGCAGACTAGCGCGGGACCTCGACAGGGCTTGTCATGCCGCGAGCCCGGAGGGTCTCGTCATGATGGATCGTTTTCCGTGGGCGCGCTCGGCGTGGCGCGATGCGGCTGTGGTGGTCGTGCTGCTCGCTTCTGCTTCGCCTGTTTCGGCCAGCTGTCCCGAGTTCCGGCGTTTGGCCGAAGCGGCGCTTCCGTCGCAGGTCGGCAACCGTCTGGCTCTCGCCAAGCTGCTCAACCCGCCCGTCCATCCGCAGCTGCCGGACTTTCTGGCAGAACCGGCCAACATGCGGCGCACGCTGATCGGCCTTCGCACCGTCGGCCTGAAGCCCGACCGCAAGAGCTGCGGCCTGAGCAAGGGCAGCCGTCGCTCGGCATCCGCGTCCACCGAGTGCCTGCTGCGCAGCGCCAGGACCGGGGACTCCGGCCGCATCCGTGTCGCCGAGGGCGAGATCGCGGTCGCCGGCTCGCCGCCGGTGCATGTGGCTTTGCACGGCATCGTCAGCCTCACCAGCGATGCCGCGGTGATCAACACGGCGCGCGCCGCCGCTCGTTCCTGGGGCGTGCCGGTGGAGGAGATCCAGCGAAGCGATCAGGGGCTGATCGTGCAGCGCCATACCACCGTCTCCGCCCAGCCATCCGCTCATGCCGTGCAGGCGCGGGATTCCCCGGTCCGTAGCGTCGCACCGCTCGTCGAGCTGCAGCCGGGGCAGGTTCGTGTGCTCGCCGGCCGGCAGGTAGCCGGCGTGCCCGTGCTCGGATCGGGGCTGGAGGCCGTGCTGGACGGCGAAGGCCGAATCGTTCGCACCAACATTCGCTGGCCGCGCTTCTGCATCGACCCTCAGCTCGTGACCAGGCTGGACGAGAAGCTGGCTGCGCGCCAGCAGGTGATCCAGAAAGTCGTCGACTCGCTGACGGAGAAGAACGCATGCGGCTCGCTCAGCCGCCTCGGCGCCAGCATTCTCTACGTGCGGTCGGCCTCCGGGCGCTGCTATGTGCCGGCGCTCGCCCTTCATCCCGTGCAGAAGGACGGCGTCAACGCCGCCCTGGAAGGCGAGCCGCAGTATCTGATTCCGCTGCTGCGCGAGGATCCGCCAAACGGTCAGGAGAATATCGCGCAGCCGCGCAAGGAAGAACCGATGCTGGCGAGCGGCACTACACAGCAGCAGCCGATCAAGTGATGAAGAGGATCGCGGCGGATGACCGCACGACGACTCGCGCCGAACGATGCCTGGCGACGATGCTCTCCCCCGTCGAGAAAACGGGATCCGCGCGACCGGCACCGCGCGACGGCAGGCACGCACCGACCGTCATCGCATCGGCCGCTCTCGCCCCCACGCAAGAAGTCGAGTCGTCGTTCCGAGCCGCCTTCGGCTGTTCTTGCGCGGCGCGCCGGCGACGGCGGCGGCTGAAGCCTGCTGAAGTTTCGCTTCGGCCCGCCCGGCTGTTCCTGCTCCGTTTCGCGATGTCACGTCACGGGATGATTGACGGCAACAGCGCAGCGCAGTAGCCGCGAGCACTGGAGGGGCGCGCATTTTCGGCGGGCCCGGTGGGTTTCAAGGAGGGTTTGTCCATGACGATCCTGCATCAGTGCGTGCCACGCACGGCGTGGCACGTCCTTCTCGCCATCGCTTCTGTCTTCGCTTCCGCTTCCCCCGCTCTCGCAAATCATCTCGAAGCGAAGATGTACGGCGTCGACAACTGGGACCTCGACTGTTCGGGCAACAGCCTGAACTGGAGCGCACAGGTCGACCGCTGGTACAACGAGATGGACGATCACGGCTGGTACACTCGCGACGGTCGCTTCGTCGACACCGGCATGGACCGCAGCCCCTTCTGCGATCCGGACAGCGGCGCCTCGCCGTGCGTCGACCACAACCGCATGGACGACGGCGACGCCGTGATGGTTTTCTATCACGGCGGTGACAGCGGCAATCACTGGCGCGCGCTCGTGCGCAGCGACGGCGGCGCCGCCGTCAACGACTGCTACATCGACTCGCCCGAATCCTCGACGGAAGGCGGCAACGGTGCCGAGCTGTTCGCCGGCGACATGGACATGGAGTTCCTGCACCTCTCCTCGTGCCAGAGCCTCGACGACGACAACCTCAACCACGCCTGGCGCATGATGCGCGATCCGATCGATTCCCCCGCCAGCGGACAGCGCCTGCATCAAGTCGGCGGCTTCCACGGCTGCATGTGGATCGGTTCGAGCTGGCGCGACGACTACGAGGATTTCGCGGACGATGCCTTCTCGACCTCGATCAAAAACGCATGGCTCGACAACCACTACCGCAACAACGTCGGCGAGGACGACGAGGAGCAATGCCCCGTCGCCATGGCCATCGGCACCAGTGAGGCCGACTGCTTCAACCGCATAGACAACGAGCGTTACAACAACATCTTCGGCGACCCCGCCGGCAATAACTACTACTGCTACTACTTCTTCGACGGCTGTAACCCCGCCTGCGAAGATGCGTTCAACGATCCCAACGACTGAGGGGAGGAAGCCATGAAGACTGTCGTGACCGTCGCGTTTCTCTTCTCCGTGGCGCTTCTCGGGTCCGCTCCGGCCGCAGCGCAGCAGAGCTGCGAGGACTTCCGCACGCTCGCCGAAGGCGCCGTTCCATCCACCGTCGGCGACCGTAGCGTGATGGACCAGCTCCTGAATCCGCCCATCGCCAAGCCACAGCTTCCCGACTTCCTGGCCGACCCGACGAACATGCGACGAGCCCTCAAGCTGCTCGGCTCCCGCGGCCTGAGAGCCGACCCGAGCGACTGCAGGTTCGCCGGCAAGCTCCGGAAAGGTGCGGTCGGCCAGGATCCTGGACAGGAGATCGACTGCACGCTGCGCAGCCGGCGCGCGAATGAGGCCGCGCGTCTGGATCTCGCCCGAGGCAAGGTCACCTATCTGAATTCGGACCGGAACCACGATGGCGCCGCGGGCATCGAGAACACGACCAGCGACCAGGACGCCGTCGCGCGCACCATGCAGGCCGCGCTGGCTTGGGGTGTTCCCGGCGAGGAGATCCGCCCGCCGGGCAACGGCCTGCTGGTTCGTCACTTGATGGCGTCCAGTGTGCCGCTGGTCGACGAGCGGCCGATCACGGAGCAGGCCAAGACGCACACGGCGGAGATTCACGTGATCACGGGCCGCCACGTCGGCGGAGTACCGGTCTTCGGATCGCTGCTGAAGACGGCGATCGACGTCAACGGGCAGGTCGCGCGCACGCACATCCGATGGCCGCGCTTTTGCCTGGTGCCGGGCCTGCAGCAGAACCTCGACGAGACGCTGATGAGCCGCGAGGAGGTCATCCAGAAGGTCGTCGAAACGCTGGGGGCGCAGAACAAGTGCGGGACGCTGAGCAAGCTGCGCGCGAACATCATGTACGTGCGCACGTCGCAGGAGTCGGAGGCGGAGGTCAACGACTCGCGCGACGAGTCGAATACGACGCGCGGCGACGACGATCGCGGCGTCGCCGGCGAGGACCCTGCCGACGGCGGCGAGCCCTGCTACATGCCGGCGCTGACGCTGCACGCATTTCCAAATGAGCCGGAACCGGACAGCGGACAGATCGGCATGGGGGCGCCGGAGTACGTCGTGCCCTTGATCCGGGCGGATCCGACACGGGGGTAATTCAGGCGGATCCGCCGCCGAGCGCGCCAGGAGCGGCCGAGGAGGAGAGCGGTGCTTCTGGCGCGCGGTCGGCCTGGGGCGGCGCGAATCGGCACGGCCGATGCAGCCGCGTGCAGCGCACCGCGCTCAAACACCGGCGACATTTCCTACGCGCTCGGCAATCGCCCGCACCATCGCCACGTTGTGCGAATGCCCGGTCTTGCGCGCGTGGATGTGCGCCCGGATCGGCGCGCCCAGCAGATAGAAGTCGCCCAGGATGTCGAGGATCTTGTGGCGGGCCAGCTCCTCGGGAAAGCGCAGCTCGGTGTTCACGATGCCGGTCTCGCCGATGAGGATGAAGTTGCTGAGCTGACCGCCCTGCCCCAGCCCCGCGCTCTCCAAAGCCCGAATCTCGTCGACGAAGCCGAATGTTCTGGCGGGCGCGATCTCGCGCTTGAAGTCCTCGACGCTGCGCATCTCGAAGGTGTAGGTCTGATCGCCGATCGGCGCCGGGTAGGACAGCTCGTAGGTGATGCGAAGGCCGTCGTAAGGCCGCACCGACAGGAACTGCCCCGGCGCCGGATCGATTCGGATCTCTTCGAGCAGCCCGACCGCGGCAATGTGCGAGTCCTGCTCTTCGATCCCGGCCTGCTCGACCAGCTCGCACAGCTCGACGGCCGAGCCGTCGAGGATCGGCACTTCGCCTTCGATCTTCACCAGCAGGTTGGTGATGCCGTAAGCATGCAGCGTGGCCATCAGGTGCTCGACCGTGCGCACCGCCAGACCCTTCTTGTACAGGGTGGTCGCGTAGCCGGTGGAATCGACGTTCCCGACGACGGCTTCGACCTCGCCGCCACCGGAGACGCTGCTGAAGACGATGCCGCTGCCGGGCGGCATCGGATGCAGGATGATGCCGGTGCGCACCCCGCTGTGCAGGCCCAGACCGGCGCCGACCACCGAGCGCGCCACCGTGCATTCGCGGACTCGCGGCTCCCAGGCCGCGCCGGATCGCGCAAGCGACGCGACGGCCTGTGCCGCGCGCGCCGCCTCACGCTTGCGGCCTCGATCCAGCGCGTTGCCGACCGCATCGACGAGCGCCTCGATGCTGAAGGGCTTCTCGATGAAGTCGGCCGCGCCGAGCTTGGTCGCGCGCACGGCCGTTTCGATGCTCCCGTGTCCCGAGATCACGATCACCGGAAGGCGCGCGTGCTCGTGCTTGAGCTTCTCGAGCACCTGGATGCCGTCCATGCCCGGAAGCCACACATCCAGCAGCACCAGGTCCGGACACTGCACGCGCGCCGCGGCCAGCGCCTCCAGGCCGTCGCGCGCATAACGGACGCGGAAGCCCTCGTCCGTCAGCACCGCGCCGATGGTGTCGCGAACGGTGGAGTCGTCGTCGACGACGAGGATGCTGCGATACACCGGCGCTGCCCTCATGCCCGATGCTGGCCGGACGAAGCCGGGAACTCAATCACGAAGCGCGTTCCCTGCGGCTGATTGGGGCGCACGCGCAGGTAGGCGTGATGGTCGGCGGCCATCGAGGCGACGATCGCCAGGCCGAGGCCGGTGCCTTCGGGCTTGGTGGAGAAATACGGCTCGAAGATGCGCGAGCGCGACGACGCGGGAATGCCGGGGCCGGTGTCGCCAACCTCGAGCACGACCCGCGAAAGATCGGCGTCGTGACGCGTGGTGACCTCGATCGCCCGCGGCGAGCCATTGTTCGAGGAGACCGCCGAGACGGCGTTGTCGAGCAGATTCATCAGCGAACGCTTGACCGCATCGCGATTGATGCGCACCGGCGGCAGGTCCGTGCCGGCGTGGAAGCTGAGCGAAATGTCGGGGCGCGACTGGCGGTACAGCGGCAGCGTCTCCTCGACCAGCGGGTTGAGGTCCTGCACCGTCTTGTCGGCGCTGGCGGACTGGGCGAATTGCGAGAACTCGTTGACGAGCTGCTTGAGGCCGTCGACCTCGTTGACGATGGTGGCCACGCACTCCCGCACCAGCTCGGCATCGCCGCCCGGGAGTTGCGTGCTCAGGCGCCGGCCCAGGCGCTGCGCGCTCAGCTGGATCGGCGTAAGGGGATTCTTGATCTCGTGCGCGACGCGGCGCGCGACCTCGCGCCAGGCCTCCATGCGCTGGATCTCCTGGATCTGCGAGACGTCCTCGAAGAACAGCACCGAGCCCATCGGCTCGGCGCGGCCGCGGCGCAGGTTGGCGGCGGTCACCAGCAGCGTGCGCTCCTGATCGAGCAGCTTGACGTTGATGCCGCTGCCCGGGACCAGCCGTCCCAGCTGCACCTCGCGCAGCATCGTGACGACCTCGCCGAAGCCTGCCTCCTCGAACACCTCCTCGGCGCTGCGTCCGACGCTGCTCTGCTCGCGCAGACCCAGGAGCTGGAGCGCCGCCGGGTTGATCGTGCCGATGCGGCCGTCGGGGCCGATGGAGACGACGCCGGCGGCGATGTTGGCCAGCACGTTCTCGATGTACAGCCGCCGCTCCTCCAGCGCGTCGCGGCTGCGCTTGAGCTCGGCGGTCATGGCGTTGAACGATCGCACCAGCGTGGCCACCTCGTCGCCGCCCTCCTCGGGCAGCGCCACGTCCAGGTGCCCGGCCGCGACCTCGCGCGTCGCTTCGGCCAGATGTCCGATCGGATCGGTGATCCCACGCGCCATGTAGAGGCCGAGCCAGGTGGCCGAGAACACGACGACGAGCGAGGCCAGCAGCATCGTCATCAGATAGATGTTCTTGAACGGCTGCTTGTTGAGCTTGAGGCGGCGGAACTCGCGGAAGGAGTCGAGAATCTGCGCGGCCCACGCCCGCGGGCTTTCGCCGATCACCTTCTCGACGATGACGACGCCGAGCAGGCTCTCGTCGCCGCCGCGAATGGGCGCGGAGCCGCGGATGATGTCCGTCGTTTCCTGGCTGTCCACGCGCGTGAGCACCTCGCCGCGGCGCGCCGCCGCCAGCATCTCCTCCTCGCCATGCAGCGGATTGACGTTCGCCGATTCGGCCGCGCCAACGACCACCATCGGTTTGCCATTGGCATCCAGGACCTCGATGCGCGCCAGCCCATGCACCTGCTGCTCGGCGCTGAGGCGTGCCCGCAGGCCCTCCTTCTTGTTGCGGTCGATGAGACCGCCCTGCGAGATGTCGCGCGAGAGCGCCCGCGCATGCGCCACCGCATCATCGGCGGCGTCGCGATAGTAGGAGCGCGCCATGCCGTAGGCGCCGTCGAGAGCTTCTTCGACTTCGGTGCCCAGCCAGTCGTCGATGCCGTTGGCGACGAACTGATACGACATGATCACCATCACGACCGCAGGGAACAGCGCGATCGTGACGAAGGCCAGCACCATCGAGGTCCGAAGGTGGCTTCCCATGATGCCGCGGCGGCGCTCGAGCAGCAGCCGCAGCACGTTGCGCACCGTCAGAAAGGCGACCAGCAACAGCAGGACGATGTTGAGATTGACGAGCAGGAACGAGAGGACGTTGCCGGCCGCGCCCCGCGTCTCGGGATTGCCGATCTCCCAGATCGCGAAGGCGGCCACGGCCACGCCCGCGGCCACCACCGTCCACATCTCGCGGCGGCGGCGGCGCTGCTCGGAAGTTGGCTCGTTGCCGCCGTTGCTCATGGCTGCGAACTGGTCAGTCGAAAAGGGAGCGCTGCTCGCGTCGCGGCGTCACGCCGAGGTGCTGGTAGGCGCGCGCGGTGGCAACGCGTCCTCGCGGCGTCTTCTGCAGGAAGCCGCAGCGGATCAGGTACGGCTCGTACACTTCCTCGAGCGTGTCGGCGTCCTCGCCGAGCGCCGCGGCCATCGTCTCGATCCCCACGGGGCCGCCTTCGAACTTCTCGACGAGGATCGAAAGGAACCGCCGGTCCATCGCATCGAAGCCGGCGGCGTCGACGCCGAGGGTCTGCATCGCGGCCTCCGCCACCTCGGCGGTGATGTGGCCGCGGGCCTTGACCTGCGCATAGTCGCGCAGACGGCGCAGCAGCCGGTTGGCGACGCGCGGCGTGCCGCGCGAACGCTCGGACACCAGGCGGGCGGCATCGTCATCGATACCGATACCGAGCCGGCGCGCCGAGCGCCGCACGATCTCGGCCAGCTCGAACGGCTCGTAGAACTCGAGTGTGAACGTGTTGCCGAAGCGTGAGCGCAGCGGGCCGCTGAGCATGCCCGAGCGCGTGGTGGCTCCGATCAACGTGAAGCGTGCCAGCGACAGCGAGATCGACCGAGCCGACGGCCCCTCGCCGATGACGATGTCGATGCGGTAGTCCTCCATGGCCGGGTACAGGATCTCTTCGATCGCCTTGCCGAGCCGGTGGATCTCGTCGATGAACAGGACGTCGCCGCGCTCGAGCGAAGTCAGGATCGCCGCCAGATCGCCCGCCTTCTCGATGACCGGTCCGCTGGTGGGGTGGATGCGCCCGCCCATCGCGCGCGCCACGATGTGCGCCAGAGAGGTCTTGCCGAGACCCGGTGGTCCCACCAGAAGCAGATGATCGAGCGTCTCGCCGCGTGCCCGGGCTGCCGCGATCGCGATCTCCAGGTTCCGGCACACCGCGCCCTGCCCCACGTAGTCGGAGAGTGACTCGGGGCGCAGGCTGACTTCGCCGGGAAGCTCTTCGGCGGCGGCGACGGGTGTGTTCGGTTGCTGCGTGGTCATCGGCTAGGCCGCGCTCGGTGGCTGCTTGCTCAGCGCGCGACGAATCAGGTCCTCGATGGTCCCGTCGCTGCTGGCGGCTGCCACCCGCACCATGCGTTCGGCCTCGCCCCGCTTGTAGCCGAGTCCGACGAGAGCCGACACCGCATCCTCTTCTATACCGTGCGCAGCCGCCGCGCCCGCTGCCGGCTCGGGCGACATCTTGCCGCGAAGATCGAGCAGCACCCGTTCGGCCGTCTTCTTGCCGATGCCGGGGACGGCGACGAGCTTGGCAAGATCGGAGGCAGCCACGGCCTTGGCCAGCTCGTCGGGGGCGATGCCGGACAGGATCGAGATGGCCAGGCGCGGGCCGATGCCGCTGACGCCTCGCAGCAGATTGAAGGCGCTGCGCTCCTCGGCGGTGGCGAACGCGAACAGCTCGAGCGCGTTCTCGCGCATGTTGGTGATGGCGAGCAGTTCCACCGGCGCACCCGCCGGTGGCAGCGCGTAGAACGTCTGCAGGGAGATCTGGGCCTGGTAGCCGACGCCGCCGCAGTCGATCAGCACCTCGCCCGGCTGTTTGGCGGCAAGGGTGCCGCGGAGGCGGCCGATCATTGGTAATCGCCTCCGCCGCAGGCGTCGGCTGTTGGGTAATCGCCTCCGCAGGCGGCGGCTGTTCGGTAATCGCCTCCGCAGGCGTCGGCTGTTGGGTAAGCGCCTCCGCAGGCGTCGGCTGTTGGGGCGGCGGGTGTTGTTGCGGCGGGGACGCGGGCGCTGCCTGCTCCCCAGCGGCGGCGGGCGGGGCTGCTCATAGCCTTGCCGTGCGCCAGCTGCGGCCGCGACCTCGGGTCAGGCCTCGCAGGGACAGGGCGTCCGAGACGCGGGCATCGAAGCGGCCGCTCAGGCCATGGCACAGAGCGGCGGCAAGAGCGTCGGCGGCATCCGTCCTGGGCAGCTCGGCCAGGGAGAGAAGTCGCGCGATGGCGGCCTGAACCTGTGCCTTGTCGGCCTTCCCATAACCGACGACGGCCTTCTTGATCATCATCGGCGTGTACTCGTTGACGCGAATGCCGCGGGCGGCAGCGGCG from the Candidatus Limnocylindrales bacterium genome contains:
- a CDS encoding PilN domain-containing protein — its product is MGSKTLIIQIGARRACGAVIESSIGSLHVTQIVDRPSVEEGLGALAAFGPFDRVVASLPAEDAAFRILTLPFHDRRRIAQAVGPALEEHVPLSLDEAAVAWDYSGPQRSGDVIAAMAPIARIEEVRARIEAAVGQPRRLLWTPSVVLAAYRQAMGENASFVALDVGPDGAIVASVQEGALRALRMVAPCELDLMKRNVVWSVRTIAAPGDRIVIGGPWASRLGTMLEKELTDLRLEPLPAASPVAGFGDRDWRELTAVAGLVLAAAGEHAPPSIDFTPAGGGLLGIRSLSELPDEARPVLRWGAAALALLALSIGLDYFELISQRNAVADRAEEIYVTAMPSGSGGTGRKLKMEMRLNELTTRAGSIGTGASASPLQVMAVLSQSVPKSLAVELSQLELLPPNVKISGNAESFEAVTKLQEALRKSGSFNRVDVREVHAAVSGGGVDFLLDLGIGEGEPRATATEARTTAPAPAARETAPPPSPPPSPDAAAAGDDAGGEEAADAAPKDAAKVDDNPRRDGGERSAKAAAKAAAKKEAKLAAKTALKAERQAQREAEKKVRAEAKARKKAERAAVGKKPRQGKTGGAKDARSDKPRPARPRADKATDGRDGGSIRDAGGDA
- the gspM gene encoding type II secretion system protein GspM, which translates into the protein MKQFLHQIELALSRLSPREQRLVAIFGGLLAVVVVWSFLLAPVLAGRQQLAEEIVTLSEDLADLEKLSRQIRAAQAGGAAKARPTESDAGFSLLAFVDKAARASLRAESIAAMSPGQRALDQGRQESMVELRLSAVTLPEIVELLRSIEDDDSAVYVKQFHMKKRYEDPSQFDVTLVTATVTRI
- the gspN gene encoding type II secretion system protein GspN, whose translation is MRILAFLILFLIFVAVTAPLEKLITPYLSSLAAAGVDVRIGSARLALPAGLRVSDVRASSEDFDFDVGLDSVYVGINRSFDIDACGGTVRGRLQGDRLEMSMRGFDPSRCLRIGQVTLESPIDGTVELQGLSVFDLRLRPDSRASIDLRSAGGIFGGHLPFIGPQGPTLVPVGDWEFGDVVMRGRFEGGRLLVEEGHALTSGVQWELTGATLKPADGDTEELRIDFRARMVEESPRANMLMGLLPKATADADGWRRYRLVTTAGGPKLIGLQ
- a CDS encoding DUF6345 domain-containing protein; this encodes MTILHQCVPRTAWHVLLAIASVFASASPALANHLEAKMYGVDNWDLDCSGNSLNWSAQVDRWYNEMDDHGWYTRDGRFVDTGMDRSPFCDPDSGASPCVDHNRMDDGDAVMVFYHGGDSGNHWRALVRSDGGAAVNDCYIDSPESSTEGGNGAELFAGDMDMEFLHLSSCQSLDDDNLNHAWRMMRDPIDSPASGQRLHQVGGFHGCMWIGSSWRDDYEDFADDAFSTSIKNAWLDNHYRNNVGEDDEEQCPVAMAIGTSEADCFNRIDNERYNNIFGDPAGNNYYCYYFFDGCNPACEDAFNDPND
- the lpxC gene encoding UDP-3-O-acyl-N-acetylglucosamine deacetylase, producing MRAAPVYRSILVVDDDSTVRDTIGAVLTDEGFRVRYARDGLEALAAARVQCPDLVLLDVWLPGMDGIQVLEKLKHEHARLPVIVISGHGSIETAVRATKLGAADFIEKPFSIEALVDAVGNALDRGRKREAARAAQAVASLARSGAAWEPRVRECTVARSVVGAGLGLHSGVRTGIILHPMPPGSGIVFSSVSGGGEVEAVVGNVDSTGYATTLYKKGLAVRTVEHLMATLHAYGITNLLVKIEGEVPILDGSAVELCELVEQAGIEEQDSHIAAVGLLEEIRIDPAPGQFLSVRPYDGLRITYELSYPAPIGDQTYTFEMRSVEDFKREIAPARTFGFVDEIRALESAGLGQGGQLSNFILIGETGIVNTELRFPEELARHKILDILGDFYLLGAPIRAHIHARKTGHSHNVAMVRAIAERVGNVAGV
- a CDS encoding ATP-binding protein, which gives rise to MSNGGNEPTSEQRRRRREMWTVVAAGVAVAAFAIWEIGNPETRGAAGNVLSFLLVNLNIVLLLLVAFLTVRNVLRLLLERRRGIMGSHLRTSMVLAFVTIALFPAVVMVIMSYQFVANGIDDWLGTEVEEALDGAYGMARSYYRDAADDAVAHARALSRDISQGGLIDRNKKEGLRARLSAEQQVHGLARIEVLDANGKPMVVVGAAESANVNPLHGEEEMLAAARRGEVLTRVDSQETTDIIRGSAPIRGGDESLLGVVIVEKVIGESPRAWAAQILDSFREFRRLKLNKQPFKNIYLMTMLLASLVVVFSATWLGLYMARGITDPIGHLAEATREVAAGHLDVALPEEGGDEVATLVRSFNAMTAELKRSRDALEERRLYIENVLANIAAGVVSIGPDGRIGTINPAALQLLGLREQSSVGRSAEEVFEEAGFGEVVTMLREVQLGRLVPGSGINVKLLDQERTLLVTAANLRRGRAEPMGSVLFFEDVSQIQEIQRMEAWREVARRVAHEIKNPLTPIQLSAQRLGRRLSTQLPGGDAELVRECVATIVNEVDGLKQLVNEFSQFAQSASADKTVQDLNPLVEETLPLYRQSRPDISLSFHAGTDLPPVRINRDAVKRSLMNLLDNAVSAVSSNNGSPRAIEVTTRHDADLSRVVLEVGDTGPGIPASSRSRIFEPYFSTKPEGTGLGLAIVASMAADHHAYLRVRPNQPQGTRFVIEFPASSGQHRA